Proteins encoded in a region of the Pelagicoccus sp. SDUM812003 genome:
- a CDS encoding ParB/RepB/Spo0J family partition protein, giving the protein MAKGKPRLGKGLAGLISGNTAKKSAEPVAKATAASKSTAAKKAAPPAAPPAKSDESPAKANFMEISVSKVEPNPYQPRREFEESQLKDLAESIRSEGLIQPIVVREVDGIYQLVAGERRWRAFKLLKLNKIPARIIQAGDSSSASMALIENLQRENLNPIEEAMGYASLLRDFDLTQEQVAERVGKGRATIANALRLLALPEEIRGYLSTGLLSVGHAKVLLGLENKQEQTLIGRRIIEDGVSVRGTEALIESTKRSGKSKSSSGREVSSAEAAAIEDIEKRMTSFLNANVALKHSPKKGRILIEYTGNDDLQRILEKIGLEEG; this is encoded by the coding sequence ATGGCGAAAGGAAAACCCCGTTTGGGTAAAGGGCTTGCTGGACTCATCTCCGGCAACACTGCGAAGAAGTCGGCCGAACCGGTCGCCAAGGCCACGGCCGCTAGCAAGTCGACAGCGGCCAAGAAGGCCGCCCCCCCGGCAGCGCCGCCCGCGAAGAGCGACGAGTCCCCGGCCAAGGCGAATTTCATGGAAATCTCGGTTTCCAAGGTGGAGCCGAATCCCTACCAGCCTCGCCGCGAGTTCGAGGAGAGTCAGCTGAAGGACTTGGCCGAGAGCATTCGCAGCGAGGGCTTGATCCAGCCCATCGTGGTTCGGGAGGTCGACGGCATCTATCAGCTGGTGGCGGGAGAGCGGCGCTGGAGAGCTTTCAAGCTTCTCAAATTGAACAAGATACCGGCCCGCATCATTCAAGCGGGGGATTCGTCCTCGGCCTCCATGGCCTTGATCGAGAACCTGCAGCGGGAAAACCTCAACCCGATCGAAGAAGCCATGGGCTACGCCAGCCTGCTGCGCGATTTCGACCTGACTCAGGAGCAGGTGGCGGAACGCGTCGGAAAGGGCCGGGCCACAATCGCGAACGCCCTGCGGCTCCTGGCCTTGCCTGAAGAGATTCGAGGGTATCTTTCCACCGGCTTGCTGTCGGTGGGGCACGCCAAGGTGCTGCTCGGTCTGGAGAACAAGCAGGAGCAAACCTTGATCGGGCGCCGCATTATAGAGGATGGCGTCAGCGTGCGCGGCACCGAAGCCCTCATCGAGTCCACCAAGCGCAGCGGCAAGTCGAAATCCAGCAGCGGTCGCGAGGTTTCCTCGGCGGAGGCGGCGGCGATCGAGGACATCGAGAAGCGCATGACTTCCTTCCTCAACGCCAACGTGGCGCTCAAGCACAGCCCTAAGAAGGGAAGGATTCTCATCGAGTACACCGGAAACGACGACCTGCAGCGTATTCTGGAAAAGATCGGCCTGGAGGAAGGCTAG
- a CDS encoding LysM domain-containing protein, with protein sequence MLRSPFLGLLLVVYLFGLAVGPSAKAQSSSNLQYQVANLIADVRMLDERLRQMTNELEEMRRENRRLRELVDSYEQSADGKLARFVTADQLNASIRQAVAALEKRDEVLKKEVIEEVGKTIEAFASKVNKALGAIPQIEKPDPNIKTSFSLEGVPSEGVPYTVAPGDTLAGIAKKMNSRMDWIQNANKISDPRLLQVGQVILVPQEK encoded by the coding sequence ATGTTGCGTAGCCCCTTTCTCGGTCTCCTTTTGGTAGTGTACCTGTTCGGTCTCGCTGTTGGTCCATCGGCGAAGGCCCAGAGCTCGTCGAATCTCCAGTACCAGGTAGCGAATCTCATCGCGGACGTGCGCATGCTCGATGAGCGACTGCGACAGATGACCAACGAGCTGGAGGAGATGCGCCGCGAAAACCGCCGCCTGCGCGAGCTGGTGGACAGCTACGAGCAAAGCGCCGACGGCAAGCTGGCTCGCTTCGTGACGGCCGATCAGCTCAACGCCTCGATTCGTCAAGCGGTGGCTGCCTTGGAAAAGCGCGACGAGGTGTTGAAGAAGGAGGTGATCGAGGAAGTCGGAAAAACCATCGAAGCGTTTGCTTCGAAGGTGAACAAGGCGCTTGGCGCCATTCCTCAGATCGAAAAGCCGGATCCAAACATCAAGACGAGCTTCTCGCTCGAAGGCGTTCCGTCGGAAGGGGTTCCCTACACCGTGGCCCCAGGCGACACCTTGGCCGGTATCGCGAAGAAGATGAATTCGCGAATGGATTGGATTCAGAACGCCAATAAAATTTCAGATCCTCGCCTGCTCCAGGTAGGTCAGGTCATTCTAGTTCCTCAAGAGAAGTAA
- a CDS encoding choice-of-anchor tandem repeat GloVer-containing protein, whose amino-acid sequence MLDVDCSSAALPRASLSFLTQSAFTKAIVSLFCLGAAVAGRGDPIIKAEKLGTFHPGVSNYNTALMTSPDGEHYGFMGGDGSRENMIIDGIAGPLYTQVGRQLVRVYQKDYSVRRPGLPFQYRPKDAPIRFTGKGDEAVYVANQGGTTQLIVASNGIHREWPTNGRLTMAAVSDGGNFIYGVYQENQSYQLGGPSMTLVINETPSPADVFPMTQPNTMAFHEPDEGQPAYAYIGRIQKMVNNRRQDEHRVFINGVPGPAYLNIETQLHPLCFATVDGKLAAVYSAQKAGERDKRAVIQFLDGTVIESQGALIANSLRVTEEANGVAWLESPIQTDPRQNRYNNPDPITVSVVVNGQTAFDYQADQNESRQTARYFQLSPDGSRWAAARYLQGGNGAVWHVIVDGIMGPEYPMIENPEFSASGEHFYYVARNGRNAFLVFDGMEYGPYSNVSQIVSSDSGQSIAWFGQGQYESGIYVNGMLKTPTESYGPQTALKFHPGTEDLIYTNQAQNQLQLQVGEQSFPIHGRQQGEPVISSDASRAALVGQFHAHGEQPGSQLWIDGENISLGEDALTVDPAFWMGFSPDNKHFAAFGHLRDFSPERRNAGTLIVDGYHLEPLLDLQFRDLINPRFTDENNLQFYASFDQEIIRYTVDLDAAQAYGKARAEAQQKGGGTSLFALDPQTKVTQFDHVWLRDGDLIYGVASGGEYGQGALYRLNGDGSDFQILHHFIGGGQHARQASSLVLADDGYLYGTAGDNSFFAEQPRVAGAIFRIRTDGTGYEIVSKYPYDSKTRTSPKLYGIAPNGDLLAIGPVPNPGRSGTDGLLKIDRSSGEIETVYRANEYPEDAQPIFKTLVPFIDGKDGYYYGWDQRSLYRFTLDGNAPEKLYQLKGFPLDGDSITDGPILFGDWLYGLTHGGGKNRLGVVYRLKRDGSNYEVIRHMEADRKFVALTANESGVWGYRTEPQTVQHRRTNVPALERLDQDGGEPRVLENTRLSDRIWFGELAGEPTLFALTAKELIAVSMDEKSTTPPELTKEVIAMPELKAGTSATASF is encoded by the coding sequence ATGCTAGATGTCGACTGCTCTAGCGCGGCCCTGCCGCGTGCTAGCCTGTCCTTTCTAACACAATCGGCTTTCACGAAAGCCATTGTCTCGCTGTTTTGCCTCGGGGCAGCGGTCGCTGGTCGAGGGGACCCGATCATCAAAGCGGAGAAGCTCGGCACCTTTCATCCCGGCGTTTCCAACTACAACACCGCTCTCATGACCTCGCCGGACGGCGAGCACTATGGCTTCATGGGCGGCGATGGAAGCCGTGAGAACATGATCATCGACGGCATCGCCGGACCGCTCTACACGCAGGTTGGCAGACAACTGGTTCGGGTCTACCAAAAGGATTATTCCGTACGCCGCCCGGGGCTTCCGTTTCAATATCGACCCAAAGACGCCCCGATACGATTCACTGGAAAGGGCGACGAAGCGGTCTACGTGGCCAATCAAGGTGGCACCACTCAACTCATCGTCGCGTCGAACGGCATCCACCGGGAATGGCCCACCAACGGACGGCTCACCATGGCGGCGGTTTCAGATGGAGGGAACTTCATCTACGGCGTCTACCAGGAAAACCAATCCTATCAGCTGGGCGGCCCCAGCATGACGCTAGTTATCAACGAAACGCCTTCTCCAGCGGACGTGTTTCCGATGACACAGCCAAACACCATGGCCTTCCACGAACCTGATGAAGGCCAACCTGCCTACGCCTACATCGGACGTATCCAGAAAATGGTTAACAATCGCCGCCAGGACGAACATCGCGTTTTCATCAACGGTGTGCCCGGGCCCGCCTACCTGAACATAGAGACTCAACTGCATCCCCTGTGCTTCGCTACTGTCGACGGAAAACTCGCCGCCGTCTACTCCGCCCAAAAAGCGGGCGAACGCGATAAGCGAGCCGTCATCCAATTCCTCGACGGGACGGTCATCGAATCCCAAGGGGCCCTCATCGCCAACAGCCTTCGCGTCACCGAAGAAGCCAACGGCGTCGCCTGGCTGGAAAGCCCCATCCAAACCGATCCTCGTCAAAACCGCTACAACAATCCCGATCCGATCACCGTCTCTGTGGTGGTAAATGGCCAGACCGCCTTCGACTATCAGGCCGATCAAAACGAGTCGCGACAGACCGCGCGCTACTTTCAGCTCAGTCCCGACGGCTCCCGTTGGGCGGCCGCTCGCTACCTACAAGGCGGCAACGGAGCCGTCTGGCACGTGATCGTCGACGGAATCATGGGACCAGAATATCCAATGATAGAGAACCCGGAATTCTCCGCCAGTGGCGAGCACTTCTATTACGTGGCTCGCAACGGGAGAAACGCCTTTTTGGTCTTCGACGGCATGGAATACGGCCCCTACTCCAACGTCTCCCAGATCGTATCCAGCGATTCAGGACAAAGCATCGCATGGTTCGGCCAAGGCCAATACGAAAGCGGCATCTACGTGAACGGCATGCTCAAGACCCCCACCGAATCCTACGGCCCGCAAACAGCTCTCAAGTTCCATCCGGGCACAGAGGATCTGATCTACACCAACCAAGCGCAAAACCAGCTACAACTGCAGGTCGGCGAGCAAAGCTTTCCTATACACGGACGCCAGCAAGGCGAGCCCGTCATCTCGTCCGACGCTAGCCGAGCCGCCCTCGTCGGCCAGTTCCACGCCCACGGAGAACAACCCGGATCGCAACTTTGGATCGATGGCGAAAACATTTCCCTTGGTGAGGACGCTCTCACTGTCGATCCGGCCTTCTGGATGGGTTTCAGTCCGGACAACAAACACTTCGCCGCCTTCGGCCACCTTCGAGACTTCAGTCCCGAGCGCCGAAACGCAGGTACGCTCATCGTCGATGGATACCACCTCGAGCCACTGCTCGATCTCCAGTTCCGCGATCTCATCAACCCACGCTTCACCGACGAAAACAACCTTCAATTCTACGCCTCATTCGATCAGGAAATCATCCGCTACACGGTCGATCTCGATGCAGCGCAAGCTTACGGAAAAGCTCGAGCCGAGGCCCAGCAGAAAGGCGGCGGCACGTCCCTCTTCGCCCTGGATCCACAAACCAAAGTCACCCAATTCGACCACGTCTGGCTACGTGACGGCGACTTGATCTACGGCGTGGCCAGTGGTGGAGAATACGGCCAAGGCGCGCTGTATCGACTCAATGGCGACGGCAGCGATTTCCAAATCCTTCACCACTTCATCGGCGGCGGACAACATGCCCGCCAAGCCTCGTCACTTGTCCTCGCAGACGATGGCTACCTCTACGGCACCGCAGGCGACAACTCCTTTTTCGCTGAACAGCCACGAGTCGCTGGCGCTATCTTCCGTATCCGAACAGATGGCACGGGCTACGAAATCGTATCCAAATATCCCTACGATAGCAAAACCCGCACCAGTCCCAAACTCTACGGCATCGCTCCGAATGGGGACTTGCTGGCAATCGGTCCCGTACCCAACCCAGGACGCAGCGGCACAGACGGTCTCCTGAAAATCGATCGTTCATCCGGAGAAATCGAAACCGTGTACCGAGCGAACGAATACCCGGAAGACGCTCAACCGATTTTCAAGACGCTCGTTCCCTTCATCGATGGAAAGGACGGTTACTACTACGGATGGGATCAGCGAAGTCTCTATCGTTTTACGCTCGATGGAAACGCTCCGGAAAAGCTCTACCAGCTCAAAGGCTTTCCCCTCGACGGCGACAGCATCACCGATGGTCCCATTCTCTTTGGAGATTGGCTCTACGGATTGACCCACGGTGGCGGCAAGAATCGACTCGGCGTGGTGTATCGACTGAAGCGCGACGGTTCCAACTACGAAGTCATCCGTCACATGGAAGCCGACAGGAAATTCGTCGCCCTCACCGCCAACGAAAGCGGCGTCTGGGGCTACCGCACCGAACCGCAAACCGTGCAACACCGCAGGACGAATGTGCCTGCGCTGGAACGCCTCGACCAGGATGGCGGCGAACCCCGCGTATTGGAAAACACACGACTAAGCGACCGCATCTGGTTTGGAGAACTCGCTGGCGAACCTACGCTATTCGCTCTCACCGCAAAGGAGCTGATCGCAGTGAGCATGGATGAAAAATCCACCACCCCACCAGAACTCACCAAAGAAGTCATCGCCATGCCAGAACTGAAAGCCGGCACCTCTGCCACCGCTTCGTTCTAA
- a CDS encoding DUF294 nucleotidyltransferase-like domain-containing protein, whose amino-acid sequence METGNVIPGRIAQAMSIYPPFSMMTPDEVARLASDARVSARVAGETLFDQGDMPGKDVIFLNRGRVEYYWKNDEGSELVDVRDVGDLIGLTALLDGSPFRVSAKVVEDCMLYMISWERFLGMIATNDAARYYVRRHLFWATRIGGKISVPEEARIQGKRTILQAHLDGGQALRPRPLDRLLTCLPDDSIRIASELMVAKRVHSILVVNEQRHPLGIVTSNAVIRHNVLNEGSADTPVSEIMVSPVYTVTQNSNTTAAIILMMRERVGQICVTEDGTTHSPALDVCTHKDLLAQSGNHPAGLIREMRMTRSLARLREICDEIQQIALSYLEASVSGIFLGQICAELYDVLIERLAELAMEKLKNQGLSLPKVAWSWISVGSDGRREQVLRTDMDNALIFESTGDSEKDEENRGVFLQFAEEIIAGMVQCGFSRCQGGVMASNPKWCRSDREWMEEINAIQASDGPKMLRAMIIFDLRHVTGDKELTRGIRNAMFDFVGKQTLLIRSMANMAVETPPPLNFWGKFIVEKKGGNAGELDIKKRALSPLRDAARVLVMHKGLTKRHSTGGRFEEIGLRYPELAETAKLAYEAYDFLLRLRTQTGLKRGDTGRYINPADLTKLERSQLSNVFDVMRMVQTALRTTFRLEQQSR is encoded by the coding sequence ATGGAAACTGGCAACGTTATCCCTGGCCGCATCGCCCAAGCGATGTCCATCTACCCCCCTTTCTCCATGATGACTCCCGACGAGGTGGCCCGTCTCGCCTCCGACGCTCGAGTCAGCGCCCGCGTGGCGGGCGAAACGCTGTTCGACCAGGGAGACATGCCGGGCAAGGACGTCATTTTCCTCAACCGCGGTCGCGTGGAGTACTATTGGAAAAACGACGAGGGTTCGGAGCTGGTGGACGTACGCGATGTGGGCGATCTGATAGGCCTGACCGCATTGCTGGACGGCTCACCATTCCGCGTTTCCGCCAAGGTGGTAGAGGATTGCATGCTCTACATGATCTCCTGGGAGCGTTTTCTGGGAATGATCGCCACCAACGACGCGGCTCGCTACTACGTGCGGCGTCACCTCTTCTGGGCCACCCGCATCGGCGGGAAGATTTCCGTTCCGGAAGAGGCACGTATCCAAGGAAAACGTACTATCCTGCAAGCTCACCTCGATGGCGGCCAGGCTCTGCGTCCGCGTCCGCTCGATCGATTGCTCACCTGCTTGCCGGACGACTCCATTCGTATCGCATCGGAACTGATGGTCGCCAAACGCGTTCACTCCATCCTTGTAGTGAACGAGCAACGACACCCGCTGGGCATCGTCACCAGCAACGCGGTCATCCGCCACAACGTGCTCAACGAAGGTTCCGCCGACACTCCGGTCTCCGAGATCATGGTCAGCCCGGTCTACACCGTTACCCAAAATTCCAATACAACCGCCGCCATCATCCTCATGATGCGCGAGCGCGTTGGCCAGATCTGCGTGACTGAAGACGGCACCACCCATTCGCCCGCGCTCGATGTTTGCACCCATAAAGACCTGCTAGCTCAAAGCGGCAACCATCCCGCCGGCCTGATCCGAGAAATGCGCATGACCCGCAGTCTGGCTCGCTTGAGGGAGATCTGCGACGAGATTCAGCAGATCGCCCTTAGCTACCTCGAAGCGAGCGTTTCCGGAATCTTCCTCGGCCAGATCTGCGCCGAGCTCTACGACGTGCTCATCGAGCGCTTGGCTGAATTGGCGATGGAAAAGCTGAAGAACCAGGGCCTGAGCCTGCCAAAGGTCGCTTGGTCCTGGATTTCCGTGGGCAGCGATGGTCGACGGGAGCAAGTGCTTCGCACCGACATGGACAACGCCTTGATCTTCGAATCCACCGGAGACTCGGAAAAGGACGAGGAAAACCGCGGCGTGTTTCTCCAGTTCGCGGAAGAGATCATCGCTGGCATGGTACAGTGCGGATTCTCTCGCTGCCAAGGCGGTGTGATGGCTTCCAATCCCAAATGGTGTCGCAGCGATCGCGAATGGATGGAGGAAATAAACGCCATCCAAGCCAGCGACGGACCGAAAATGCTACGGGCCATGATCATCTTCGATTTGCGACACGTCACCGGTGACAAAGAGCTGACTCGCGGCATTCGAAACGCCATGTTCGACTTCGTGGGCAAGCAGACGCTGCTGATTCGCTCCATGGCCAACATGGCGGTGGAAACGCCGCCGCCACTCAACTTCTGGGGAAAGTTCATCGTGGAGAAAAAAGGCGGCAACGCGGGCGAGCTCGACATTAAGAAACGGGCCCTCTCTCCGCTGCGCGATGCGGCCCGCGTGCTGGTCATGCACAAGGGCCTAACGAAGCGGCACTCCACCGGCGGCCGCTTCGAGGAAATCGGTCTGCGCTATCCCGAACTGGCCGAAACCGCGAAACTCGCCTACGAGGCCTACGACTTCCTTTTGCGCCTGCGCACCCAGACCGGTCTCAAGCGCGGCGACACCGGCCGCTATATCAACCCCGCCGACCTCACCAAGCTCGAGCGTTCCCAGCTCTCCAACGTCTTCGATGTCATGCGCATGGTGCAGACCGCCCTCCGCACCACCTTCCGCCTCGAACAGCAATCGCGATGA
- the fmt gene encoding methionyl-tRNA formyltransferase, translated as MAYRMIFMGSDPIALPALNAIWEGECGDIELLAIYTQPDRPRGRGKKVAPNEIKTWALERGLPVHQPEKMRKEQRLEIEAMQLDSILVMAFGHLLSQKLIETPRYGIWNLHTSLLPKYRGASPIQCAVASGDAETGVSLMEMVREMDAGPVLDVEKVSIEAEDTALDVEAKLSAACVPLLRRGLPLIHRGEATSLPQDESQVSFVRKLGKEDGELDFRVEGRELAKRINGLFPWPGARARLGDLVIKIGLATWDEADCSGQPGEVLDLESRGLKVACGTGSVFLKRLQRPGGKMLDAADFMRGFELPEKSVFESKQMPPLVTRDGR; from the coding sequence ATGGCATATCGAATGATATTCATGGGCTCGGATCCCATCGCCTTGCCGGCGCTGAACGCGATTTGGGAAGGCGAGTGCGGCGATATCGAACTGCTCGCCATCTACACGCAGCCAGATCGACCCCGCGGTCGTGGCAAGAAAGTGGCGCCCAATGAAATCAAAACTTGGGCTTTGGAACGCGGCTTGCCGGTGCATCAACCGGAAAAGATGCGAAAGGAGCAGCGTCTGGAAATCGAGGCCATGCAGCTCGATTCAATCCTGGTGATGGCCTTCGGTCACTTGCTTTCCCAGAAACTGATAGAAACGCCGAGATACGGTATTTGGAATCTGCATACATCTTTGCTGCCCAAATATCGCGGCGCCTCGCCCATCCAGTGCGCGGTGGCGAGTGGCGATGCCGAGACCGGGGTTTCTCTCATGGAGATGGTACGCGAGATGGATGCGGGACCGGTGCTCGATGTGGAGAAGGTCAGTATCGAAGCCGAGGATACAGCCCTCGATGTCGAGGCCAAGTTGTCCGCGGCTTGCGTTCCGCTCTTGCGCCGCGGTTTGCCGCTCATCCACCGCGGTGAGGCGACGTCGCTGCCGCAGGACGAATCGCAGGTCAGTTTTGTTCGCAAGCTTGGCAAGGAGGATGGCGAGTTGGATTTTAGGGTGGAGGGCCGCGAGCTAGCGAAGCGCATCAACGGGTTGTTCCCTTGGCCTGGGGCGCGGGCTAGGCTGGGCGATCTGGTGATCAAGATCGGGCTGGCGACCTGGGATGAAGCGGATTGTTCAGGCCAGCCGGGGGAGGTGCTCGATTTGGAGTCGCGAGGGCTGAAGGTTGCTTGCGGGACCGGTAGCGTTTTTCTCAAGCGCTTGCAGCGACCTGGCGGCAAGATGCTCGACGCGGCCGATTTCATGCGCGGCTTCGAGTTGCCCGAGAAGTCGGTTTTCGAGTCGAAGCAGATGCCGCCACTGGTGACGCGCGATGGCCGGTAA
- a CDS encoding Lrp/AsnC family transcriptional regulator, protein MNEVFKLLAEGERLNESQMAKILGMTREDVDAQLEELKGKGILLGWIPVLNPEKDDSLAVRAAIEVKITPERDGGFNRLAQRISRFDEVESCYLMSGGYDLLVVVKGSSLHKVASFVSERLSTIEGVLSTATHFMLRAYKEQGYLIEQPAEDKARLDVTP, encoded by the coding sequence ATGAACGAGGTATTCAAGTTATTAGCTGAAGGCGAACGTCTCAATGAGAGCCAGATGGCCAAGATCCTTGGCATGACGCGCGAGGACGTGGACGCACAGCTAGAGGAATTGAAAGGAAAGGGAATCCTTCTCGGCTGGATACCCGTGCTTAATCCTGAAAAGGACGACTCCCTCGCCGTGAGGGCCGCGATCGAGGTGAAGATCACTCCCGAACGCGACGGTGGTTTCAATCGCCTCGCCCAACGCATTTCCCGTTTCGACGAAGTCGAGTCCTGCTACCTGATGTCCGGCGGCTACGATCTGCTGGTAGTGGTGAAAGGCTCTTCACTGCACAAGGTGGCCAGCTTCGTTTCCGAGCGCCTCTCTACGATCGAAGGCGTTCTGTCCACCGCGACCCACTTCATGCTTCGCGCCTACAAGGAACAAGGCTACTTGATCGAGCAGCCAGCGGAAGACAAGGCGCGTCTTGACGTGACGCCGTAG
- the der gene encoding ribosome biogenesis GTPase Der — translation MNFTVAIVGRPNVGKSRLFNRLAGKRISIVHDMPGVTRDIISRDLEDGYTLMDTGGMGLLEGMSDTPAKLVTAVEGQIDFSIDAADLILFVVDGREGLQALDAQMAEKLRRTQKRVLLVVNKVDTDTTAIRDKEFYRYGFGEPFLVSAEHGRGVSGLRKSVLKIRDEVVGPPAPETESGKKVIKVCFIGRPNVGKSSLSNCLVQSERFIVSDVPGTTRDSINMPFTWKSKRGEDWHFQLTDTAGIRKKTKLNSSVEYFSRVRSLDAIRDVDVVFMVVDAKEGPTNQDKAIAGEATAANKPVVIVVNKWDLTLKAWENDEIDGFETEKDFREAFEKGIRRELFFVPGSPVVFVSAKEGIDIEKILYHARQLDKRMGRKIPTGRLNNKIYKMAERMPAPKKDGRRFRVYYAVHTGNRPYRFKIFCNQAKKLADSYKRFMVAGLVEEFDLDGCPMVFDLVNKKNPYIQED, via the coding sequence ATGAACTTCACAGTGGCAATCGTAGGCCGACCCAACGTTGGCAAAAGCCGTCTCTTCAACCGATTGGCGGGCAAGCGCATTTCGATCGTGCACGATATGCCGGGCGTGACGCGCGACATCATTTCGCGCGATCTGGAAGATGGCTACACGCTGATGGATACAGGTGGCATGGGGCTGCTCGAAGGCATGAGCGATACGCCGGCGAAGCTGGTCACCGCGGTGGAAGGACAGATCGATTTCTCCATCGACGCGGCGGACCTCATTTTATTCGTGGTCGATGGCCGAGAGGGGCTGCAGGCGCTCGACGCCCAGATGGCCGAGAAGCTGCGCCGCACCCAGAAACGCGTGCTGCTGGTTGTGAACAAGGTGGATACCGATACCACTGCGATCCGCGACAAGGAGTTCTATCGCTACGGATTCGGCGAGCCGTTCCTTGTATCCGCGGAACACGGACGGGGAGTATCCGGCTTACGAAAGTCGGTGTTGAAGATTCGCGACGAAGTGGTCGGTCCGCCCGCTCCGGAGACCGAATCAGGCAAGAAGGTGATCAAGGTTTGCTTCATCGGTCGCCCGAATGTTGGCAAATCCTCCTTGAGCAACTGTTTGGTCCAGTCCGAGCGCTTCATCGTGAGCGACGTGCCTGGCACCACGCGCGACTCCATCAACATGCCTTTCACCTGGAAGTCGAAGCGCGGCGAGGATTGGCACTTCCAGTTGACCGACACGGCTGGGATTCGCAAAAAAACCAAGCTGAATTCATCGGTTGAATACTTCTCTCGCGTTCGCTCGCTCGACGCCATTCGCGATGTGGACGTGGTCTTTATGGTGGTCGATGCCAAGGAAGGCCCCACCAATCAGGACAAGGCCATCGCCGGCGAAGCCACCGCGGCCAACAAGCCGGTGGTCATCGTGGTCAACAAGTGGGACCTGACTTTGAAGGCATGGGAGAACGATGAGATCGACGGCTTCGAAACGGAAAAGGACTTTCGCGAGGCCTTCGAAAAGGGCATCCGCCGCGAGCTCTTTTTCGTTCCCGGATCGCCAGTGGTTTTCGTCTCCGCCAAGGAAGGAATCGATATCGAAAAGATCCTCTACCACGCCCGTCAGCTCGACAAGCGCATGGGCCGCAAGATTCCCACCGGCCGCTTGAACAACAAGATCTACAAGATGGCCGAGCGCATGCCAGCCCCGAAGAAGGACGGTCGCCGCTTCCGCGTTTACTACGCGGTGCACACAGGCAACCGCCCGTACCGCTTCAAGATCTTCTGCAACCAGGCCAAGAAATTGGCCGACTCCTACAAACGCTTCATGGTCGCAGGACTTGTTGAGGAGTTCGATCTCGACGGCTGCCCCATGGTCTTCGATTTGGTGAACAAGAAGAACCCGTACATCCAGGAAGATTAG
- a CDS encoding aminotransferase class I/II-fold pyridoxal phosphate-dependent enzyme, producing the protein MSNDQTRFIADHVIGLPRSGIRDFFELVAAMKDVISLGIGEPDFTTPWHIREAAIYALEKGRTHYTSNLGLIELRREISAYVGRNFGLEYNPHNEVLVAVGVSEAMDIALRAVINPGDKVLYQDPCFVSYHPTVMLAHGVGVPIKTDAKSAFTLKAEEVKKAWQPGCKVLLINLPCNPTGGVAERAELEEIAKFAVEKDMLVISDEIYAEMTYEGEHISIGTFPGMHERTIFLHGFSKGWAMTGWRLGFACAPAPLTEAMMKVHQYSMMCASIVAQDAGIEALRNGDDGVAKMRQAYHRRRDLVVRRFNEIGLTCHNPNATFYAFPNVSVTGLDSVTFSKRLLEEERVAMVPGTAFGKFGEGFVRCSFATGYDQIVEACDRIERFVNKCK; encoded by the coding sequence ATGTCTAACGACCAAACCCGTTTCATCGCCGATCATGTTATCGGACTCCCGCGTTCGGGAATCCGCGACTTCTTCGAGCTGGTGGCGGCCATGAAGGACGTAATCTCGCTGGGAATCGGCGAGCCCGACTTCACGACGCCCTGGCACATACGCGAGGCGGCGATTTACGCATTGGAGAAGGGACGCACTCACTACACCTCGAACCTCGGACTGATCGAACTGCGGCGGGAAATCTCCGCTTACGTGGGGCGCAACTTCGGCTTGGAGTACAATCCGCACAACGAAGTGCTAGTCGCGGTGGGCGTTTCCGAAGCCATGGACATCGCCCTGCGGGCGGTGATCAATCCCGGCGACAAGGTGCTCTACCAGGACCCGTGTTTCGTATCCTATCACCCGACGGTGATGCTGGCTCATGGCGTTGGCGTGCCCATCAAGACGGATGCTAAGTCCGCCTTCACCCTCAAAGCTGAGGAAGTGAAAAAGGCCTGGCAGCCCGGCTGCAAGGTGCTCTTGATCAACCTTCCTTGCAATCCGACAGGCGGTGTGGCCGAGCGGGCCGAACTGGAAGAAATCGCCAAGTTCGCCGTGGAAAAGGACATGCTGGTCATCAGCGACGAGATCTACGCCGAGATGACCTACGAGGGGGAGCACATCAGCATCGGCACCTTCCCGGGGATGCATGAACGCACGATCTTCCTGCACGGGTTCTCCAAGGGTTGGGCCATGACCGGCTGGCGTTTGGGCTTCGCTTGCGCGCCCGCTCCGCTGACCGAAGCCATGATGAAGGTGCACCAGTATTCTATGATGTGCGCCTCTATCGTCGCTCAGGACGCCGGTATCGAAGCCCTGCGAAATGGAGACGACGGCGTGGCGAAAATGCGTCAGGCCTACCATCGTCGTCGCGATCTGGTGGTGAGACGTTTCAACGAGATCGGGTTGACCTGCCATAATCCCAACGCGACTTTTTATGCGTTCCCGAATGTTTCGGTAACGGGTCTCGATTCAGTGACCTTCTCCAAGCGCTTGCTGGAAGAGGAGAGGGTGGCTATGGTGCCTGGCACCGCTTTCGGTAAATTCGGCGAGGGCTTCGTGCGCTGCAGTTTCGCGACTGGCTATGACCAGATTGTGGAGGCCTGCGACCGCATCGAGCGCTTCGTCAACAAGTGTAAGTGA